A genomic segment from Alistipes senegalensis JC50 encodes:
- a CDS encoding TonB-dependent receptor, whose protein sequence is MPKSRCCLLFLLLSGLQAAAQHPDDEYYPYAEREELRETLATDSAIFYRAVQGVSDLYGDHTDFNLPQVARKRRGLDHRAVRTSLSGVDLSYRYLPLLRLLGAEEERCAGLAAASGEWAPAGGVRLFRFPEGEPLQPYFASVRFTDRNYLFGARVAASGTLGSGWSLSAAADVRTGRDMHVEGVFTNALTAGLRLARRFGPGHELALLCIVPPSTRGTRLSSSEEAFSLTGDRLYNPAWGFQDGRVRNSRVRRETIPLALVTYGVPLSPATSFTAAFGAEAGISKYSVLDWYDARTPMPDNYRYLPSYAGDRETELAWRSNDPRFTQIDWDELIRRNRMAGGHAVYALEDRAERLCNLSLNALFTTDPDPRLTLRYGVAFRRGTTRSYKQMRDLLGAEYVTDIDRFLVDDDTYSNLLQNDLRHPDRTIREGGRFGYDYALTVRTASVRVQADYRSDRFRADLSAELGSGAVSRRGYYEKELFPGAQSYGRSRVMRFTPYAFRVLAGWAFTPRCYLEAALLADARMPAAEDLFYQPLYNNRTIDDPVPERTSAAELGWRLTGPVLDLQVTAFAVLTLDGTETRRYYDDMASVYCDMAVTGIGRLSCGVEAAADIRLSYRWRLLLAASAGRYKYARDPVVTVISDVDNSAVDMRAVSRMGGCETGGAPQLTAAAELAWFGTKGWGCRASAGFAGRRFVEPMPLRRTDRIAGQAGITHEAFDAFTRQERLADAFTLDASFFKTVRFDRSRLTAALMLRNLLGDADTPYGGYESLRVRRIRPGDDTLYTPHATRYTYAWPRSFYLTISYRF, encoded by the coding sequence ATGCCGAAAAGTCGTTGCTGTCTGCTGTTCCTCTTGCTGTCGGGCCTGCAAGCTGCGGCACAGCATCCCGACGACGAATACTATCCCTATGCCGAACGCGAGGAGCTGCGCGAGACGCTTGCGACCGATTCCGCGATCTTCTACCGCGCCGTGCAGGGCGTTTCGGACCTCTACGGCGACCATACCGATTTCAATCTGCCGCAGGTGGCGCGGAAGCGCCGCGGGCTGGATCACCGCGCCGTGCGCACGTCGCTCTCGGGCGTGGATTTGTCCTATCGTTATCTGCCGCTTCTGCGCCTGCTGGGGGCTGAGGAGGAGCGTTGCGCGGGGCTTGCGGCGGCCTCCGGGGAGTGGGCTCCTGCCGGCGGCGTGAGGTTGTTCCGGTTTCCGGAAGGGGAGCCGCTGCAACCTTATTTCGCTTCGGTGCGCTTCACCGACCGCAACTATCTTTTCGGGGCCCGGGTCGCCGCTTCCGGGACCCTCGGCAGCGGATGGAGCCTTTCGGCCGCCGCCGATGTCCGCACGGGCCGCGACATGCACGTCGAAGGGGTCTTCACCAACGCCCTGACCGCCGGACTGCGCCTCGCGCGGCGCTTCGGTCCGGGGCACGAACTCGCCCTGCTCTGCATCGTGCCGCCCTCGACGCGGGGCACGCGCCTCTCCTCTTCCGAGGAGGCTTTTTCGCTGACGGGCGACCGGCTCTACAACCCTGCGTGGGGATTTCAGGACGGCCGGGTCCGCAACTCCCGCGTGCGGCGCGAGACGATCCCGCTGGCTCTCGTCACCTACGGCGTTCCGCTGTCGCCCGCGACCTCGTTCACGGCGGCTTTCGGCGCCGAGGCGGGCATTTCGAAATACAGCGTGCTCGACTGGTACGACGCCCGGACGCCGATGCCCGACAACTACCGCTACCTGCCGAGCTACGCCGGCGACCGGGAGACCGAACTGGCGTGGCGTTCGAACGACCCGCGCTTCACGCAGATCGACTGGGACGAACTGATCCGCCGCAACCGCATGGCCGGAGGGCACGCGGTCTATGCGTTGGAGGACCGCGCCGAGCGGCTCTGCAATCTCTCGCTGAACGCACTTTTCACCACCGATCCGGACCCGCGGCTGACACTCCGTTACGGAGTCGCCTTCCGGCGCGGGACGACCCGTTCCTACAAACAGATGCGCGATCTGCTGGGTGCGGAGTACGTCACCGACATCGACCGGTTCCTGGTCGATGACGACACGTACAGCAATCTGTTGCAGAACGACCTGCGGCATCCCGACCGTACGATCCGCGAGGGCGGCCGCTTCGGCTACGACTATGCGCTCACTGTCCGCACGGCCTCGGTCCGGGTGCAGGCCGACTACCGCTCCGACCGCTTCCGGGCCGACCTCTCCGCCGAGCTGGGCAGCGGGGCCGTCAGCCGCCGGGGCTATTACGAAAAGGAGCTCTTTCCCGGGGCGCAGTCTTACGGACGCTCGCGGGTGATGCGCTTCACGCCCTATGCTTTCCGGGTCCTTGCCGGCTGGGCCTTCACCCCGCGCTGTTACCTCGAAGCCGCCCTGCTGGCCGATGCGCGGATGCCCGCAGCGGAGGACCTCTTCTATCAGCCCCTTTACAACAACCGCACGATCGACGATCCCGTGCCCGAACGCACCTCCGCCGCCGAACTCGGCTGGCGCCTCACGGGCCCTGTCCTCGATTTGCAGGTCACGGCCTTCGCCGTGCTGACGCTCGACGGCACCGAGACGCGCCGCTATTACGACGACATGGCCTCGGTCTACTGCGATATGGCCGTCACCGGGATCGGACGCCTCTCCTGCGGTGTCGAAGCCGCCGCCGACATCCGGTTGTCCTACCGCTGGCGGCTGTTGCTGGCCGCCTCGGCGGGACGTTACAAATACGCCCGCGACCCGGTCGTCACGGTGATTTCCGATGTGGACAATTCGGCCGTGGACATGCGTGCCGTCAGCCGCATGGGCGGCTGCGAGACGGGAGGCGCTCCGCAGCTGACCGCCGCGGCCGAACTGGCCTGGTTCGGGACGAAAGGGTGGGGATGCCGCGCTTCGGCGGGCTTCGCCGGACGGCGTTTCGTCGAGCCGATGCCCCTGCGCCGCACCGACCGCATCGCCGGGCAGGCGGGCATCACGCACGAGGCTTTCGACGCCTTCACCCGGCAGGAGCGGCTGGCGGACGCCTTTACGCTGGATGCGTCGTTCTTCAAAACCGTCCGGTTCGACCGCTCGCGGCTGACCGCGGCGCTGATGCTGCGCAACCTGCTGGGCGACGCCGATACGCCCTACGGCGGTTACGAATCGTTACGTGTGCGCCGCATCCGGCCGGGCGACGACACCCTTTACACGCCCCATGCCACGCGCTACACCTATGCGTGGCCCCGTTCGTTCTATCTTACAATCTCTTACCGATTCTGA
- a CDS encoding glycoside hydrolase family 3 N-terminal domain-containing protein, giving the protein MKKILILCLAAVSVAGARAQKTHGRIPVYKDASRPVEERVGDLLSRMTLEEKVMQLNQYTLGRNDNANNMADPVNDIPAEIGSLIYYGSSPELRNRVQRKAVEESRLGIPILFGHDVIHGFRTTYPISLAQACSWNPALVEKAAGVAAQEARMSGVDWTFSPMIDVARDPRWGRVAEGYGEDPYANAVFGAATVKGYQGDDLSDDRHVAACLKHFAGYGASEAGRDYVYTEISRQTLWDTYLPPYEAGIKAGAATVMSSFNDISGTPGSANRYLMTEVLKERWGHDGFVVSDWGAIQQLRSQGVAADKKEAAEKAFVAGLEMDMMNRCYDAHLAELVREGRVSQEQLDDAVRRVLRVKFRLGLFERPYTPDSTEEERFLLPESLRIAEELAAESMVLLKNEGDVLPLKGVRRIAVVGPIAKSRYHLLGSWSSKGDAEDVVSVFAGLEAEYGDKAELLYAQGCNFDGEDASGFGEAVAAASAADVVVLCLGEKRDWSGENASRSSIALPEIQERLARELAKTGKPIVLVLSSGRPLELCRLEPLSAAIVQMWQPGLRGGGPLAGILAGRINPSGRLAMTFPYSTGQIPIYYNHRQSARTHQGKYQDIPSTPLYGFGHGLSYTTFEYGDLKPSAVTFRRGDKVTVEIAVTNTGKMDGAETVHWFVSDPVCTISRPVRELKHFEKQPIRCGETHLFRFEIDPERDLSFTDGDGRRFLETGDYYVIVKDRKVKLTLTE; this is encoded by the coding sequence ATGAAAAAGATCCTTATCCTCTGCCTGGCGGCGGTCTCCGTGGCCGGAGCCCGGGCACAGAAAACACACGGACGCATACCCGTTTACAAGGACGCGTCCCGTCCCGTCGAGGAGCGCGTCGGGGACCTGCTGTCGAGAATGACCCTCGAAGAGAAGGTCATGCAGCTCAACCAGTATACGCTCGGCCGGAACGACAACGCCAACAACATGGCCGATCCGGTGAACGACATTCCGGCCGAAATCGGCTCGCTCATCTATTACGGCAGTTCCCCCGAACTGAGGAACCGGGTGCAGCGCAAAGCCGTGGAGGAGTCGCGGCTCGGCATTCCGATCCTCTTCGGCCACGACGTGATACACGGTTTCCGCACGACCTATCCGATCTCGCTGGCGCAGGCTTGTTCGTGGAATCCCGCCCTGGTGGAAAAGGCCGCCGGGGTCGCCGCGCAGGAGGCCCGGATGTCGGGAGTGGACTGGACCTTCTCCCCGATGATCGACGTGGCGCGCGATCCCCGCTGGGGGCGTGTGGCCGAAGGTTACGGCGAGGACCCCTACGCCAATGCGGTCTTCGGTGCGGCCACGGTGAAGGGCTATCAGGGCGACGATCTGTCGGACGACCGCCATGTGGCTGCCTGCCTCAAACATTTCGCAGGTTACGGCGCTTCGGAGGCGGGCCGCGACTACGTATACACGGAGATTTCGCGGCAGACGCTCTGGGATACCTACCTGCCGCCCTACGAGGCGGGCATAAAGGCCGGAGCCGCAACGGTGATGAGCAGTTTCAACGACATCAGCGGAACTCCCGGATCGGCCAACCGCTATCTCATGACCGAGGTGCTCAAAGAGCGGTGGGGACACGACGGGTTCGTCGTGTCTGACTGGGGCGCCATCCAGCAGCTGAGGTCCCAGGGCGTTGCCGCCGACAAAAAGGAAGCGGCTGAAAAAGCCTTCGTCGCGGGACTCGAAATGGATATGATGAACCGCTGTTACGACGCCCACCTGGCCGAACTGGTCCGTGAGGGGCGTGTCTCGCAGGAGCAGCTCGACGATGCCGTCCGGCGGGTGCTTCGGGTGAAATTCCGGCTGGGACTGTTCGAAAGGCCCTACACTCCGGATTCGACCGAGGAGGAACGTTTCCTGCTGCCCGAGAGCCTTCGGATCGCCGAGGAGCTGGCCGCGGAGTCGATGGTGCTGTTGAAGAACGAAGGCGACGTGCTGCCGCTGAAAGGCGTCCGCCGGATCGCGGTCGTCGGTCCCATTGCCAAAAGCCGTTATCACCTGCTGGGATCGTGGTCCTCGAAGGGCGATGCGGAGGACGTGGTGAGCGTCTTCGCGGGACTGGAAGCGGAATACGGGGACAAAGCGGAACTGCTCTATGCCCAGGGCTGCAACTTCGACGGGGAGGATGCTTCCGGCTTCGGGGAGGCCGTCGCCGCGGCGTCCGCCGCCGACGTGGTGGTGCTTTGTCTGGGCGAGAAGCGGGATTGGAGCGGTGAGAACGCTTCGCGCTCCTCGATCGCGCTGCCCGAAATTCAGGAACGGCTGGCGCGCGAACTGGCGAAGACCGGCAAGCCGATCGTGCTGGTGCTTTCGAGCGGCCGTCCGTTGGAGCTGTGCCGGCTCGAACCGCTGAGCGCGGCCATCGTCCAGATGTGGCAGCCCGGTCTGAGGGGCGGCGGTCCGCTTGCGGGAATCCTCGCGGGACGGATCAATCCGTCGGGCCGGCTGGCGATGACCTTTCCCTATTCGACCGGCCAGATACCTATTTATTATAATCACCGCCAGAGCGCACGCACGCATCAGGGCAAGTATCAGGACATTCCCAGTACACCGTTGTACGGGTTCGGCCACGGGCTCAGCTACACCACGTTCGAATACGGCGATCTGAAACCGTCGGCCGTGACGTTCCGGCGCGGTGACAAAGTGACGGTCGAGATCGCCGTGACCAACACCGGAAAGATGGATGGAGCCGAAACGGTCCATTGGTTCGTGTCGGACCCGGTGTGCACGATCTCGCGTCCGGTCCGGGAGCTGAAACATTTCGAGAAACAGCCGATCCGGTGCGGCGAAACGCATCTCTTCCGGTTCGAGATCGACCCCGAGCGGGATTTGAGTTTCACGGACGGCGACGGCCGGAGATTCCTCGAAACGGGCGATTACTATGTGATCGTCAAGGACCGCAAGGTGAAACTGACGCTGACGGAGTAG